The DNA window TGCGGCGCGTTCACGCCGCTCTGGGaattacaaatacaaaatgGCTGCGGCCTGTGCGCGAACGTTTTGTAATGTCAGCCGACTTGTTTATAAGACTTTACCTTGCCGCCCAGATAATGGGGTCGTATTTTCTACGCGGATCTATCTACAAACCCAAGGAAACACGTATGGAACTATGGGCAAAAGGTTTAGACCCAAACATTTGCAATTTAGGCCTAACCTGAGGCGTGGCGGACAAGCCCTAGGTTGTGCGTTTTTGATCGGTGGTGGGTTCGGATTGTACCACACAATCAACTTTACTTTTCAGCGACACCTTGCAAAGGAGTCAAAGGTAGTTTAAATCCcattcattttgtaattaaCACTTTAACAGTTAAATAGCCTAGATAATTTTGTCGTTAATAATGTATAGTGATGCATGTGCAAGCAGAAGCCAAAGTAACAAAGCTACAGCATGTCTGTGCTTTATCAGCAATGTGTGTCCATTGTAAAAGATCCAGCATGCAGCCATTTAACGTACTAGAATTCAAAGCAGTATGAGGCTACAAAACTTCAGAACGGTATAATCGGtgccggtgttacaccgaattctgcgaccgtcgaattttgtgaccgcagagggcgctatttcgcagtttcagttagtttcagttcacaggcacgagcgctttacgaatgctgcgtaagctacgccgacgcgctttcatttctcgttttgctgctgtccacgagccaaaatatgagatgcgtgtatttacattttatgtcgtctgttaacaagaatgtttcattacaacatttttacactatatttaaacattttattcagaagtgtataattaccattcggaatgaggtccaaatgacagcagcttacataacttatgaaaagtttgctattgtcaggcgtatgtattggctgactttaggctactcctgtcgtcacgtgtaaaaatgttgtaatgaaacattcttgttaacagacgacataaaatgtaaatacacgcatctctcatattttggctcgtggacagcagcaaaacgagaaaagaaagcgcgtcggcgtagcttacgcagcattcgtaatgcgctcgtgcctgtgaactgaaactaactgaaactgcgaaatagcgccctctgcggtcacagaattcgacggtcgcagaattcggtgtaacaccggtgCAGGTGCATCAGTCACAAAAATACATGTCAAGAGGATTAATTAAAGACTGTGACAAATATCTATACCGCTCATGCACTGATTCAGCAAACGGGAGCATTTATAGTTTAGAGAGGGGGttgataaaatatataaacaaacagGTAACATGATTATGCAGTCAAACACGATCAATCATTCACATGTTAAAAGTCTGTTTACTCTTTAGGACAGATATTGGTCAGATTTAGATCCTCTCTGCTTATTAATATATGTAATAATGTAGTTTGGACCACTATATGCTGTTTACAATCCATATGCTCCAAGCAGTATAATTTATTTATCCTCTTGATGTGTATCTCATTTATGTATTTGAATGTAAAATGAGATATGAAATCAAATAAATTGTTAGTTGATTTTGTTCTATTGTCCATgcttattattagtagtagcagTCTCTATTAAGACTTGGTTATTACATTATCAGTGATTTTGGTTAAAGGTGTTATTTGCCATATAGTCTACGATTTACAAAATAATGTATCCATAATTTATCTCCTGTAGGTACCAGATCTTAATCTAACATTGTACCAGTACAAAACCTGCCCCTTCTGCAGTAAAGTGAGAGTGTTCTTGGACTACCATGGGCTTCCATATGAAATTGTGGAAGTTAATCCTGTTATGCGACAGGAGATAAATTGGTCTACATACAGAAAAGTCCCCATCCTGATGGTGAATGGAACAACAGTAAGCAGTCCTcagtattttttatttcagtttCAAAACAAGCAAAGAAATGTCCAGTTTCATATTTCTTCCTTTTCCTATCTCAATAGCAACTTAATGATTCATCTGTCATCATAAGTACTTTGATGACCTATCTGATTAGCAAGTAAGTACAAGCATTGTAGTTGCATGTTATTTGAACATCTGTTGTAGAAAACCAACAAACTAAAAATAAGGATATGTAGGTAGGTTACAATCTTCAAACCATTTTAGGGAGAAGACAATTCCTCAGATTGTTGCTTGTTATCCTGAAATGAAAGCTAAATCAGACAGTGGGAAAGAGGTCACAGAATATGGCAACaagtactgggtaatggtggacGATGCAGAAAGTGGGATGTTGTATCCAGCAAAAGATTCCAGAAAGTATGTACCCCTTTAATTTCCAACAGAAGTGCAGCATGTTGTAACTCAAAGTATGCTTGACAAACTGCATTCCATATCCTGTCTACATTATGTCTGTATTAATTTTCAGAGAGGAAATCAAATGGCGCAAATGGGCAGATGATTGGCTAGTGCACCTTATTTCCCCTAATGTATACCGCACACCAATGGAGTCTCTTGCTTCCTTTGACTA is part of the Brachyhypopomus gauderio isolate BG-103 unplaced genomic scaffold, BGAUD_0.2 sc99, whole genome shotgun sequence genome and encodes:
- the ptgesl gene encoding prostaglandin E synthase 2, which encodes MAAACARTFCNVSRLVYKTLPCRPDNGVVFSTRIYLQTQGNTYGTMGKRFRPKHLQFRPNLRRGGQALGCAFLIGGGFGLYHTINFTFQRHLAKESKVPDLNLTLYQYKTCPFCSKVRVFLDYHGLPYEIVEVNPVMRQEINWSTYRKVPILMVNGTTQLNDSSVIISTLMTYLISKEKTIPQIVACYPEMKAKSDSGKEVTEYGNKYWVMVDDAESGMLYPAKDSRKEEIKWRKWADDWLVHLISPNVYRTPMESLASFDYIVSEGKFGTFEGFFAKYFGAAAMWIISKRLKNRHNLQDDVRQDLYKAVNKWVAAIGKKQFMGGDNPNLADLAVFGVLRVMEGLQAFNDMMENTKVKKWYRSMEDAVHQN